From the genome of Hippoglossus stenolepis isolate QCI-W04-F060 chromosome 13, HSTE1.2, whole genome shotgun sequence:
ACCAGTATAAACCATGTAATTGAATCAATAATGTTCCACATCTGAAGTAACTAAGCAGGAtagaaaacatgaatattacATCCAAGATTTATGTAAGatacataaatgaaaaatataaatttattaTGAAACATGCTGAGTTTAAAGTGACAAGAAATAGTAGAATAATAGTGCACAGTAGATCTGAAGTTGTAGAACCAGAACCACCAGGGGGCCTCACTGCAAGTTTGATGTATGACACTTAAACTAAATATGCTTTTAAAGGTAAACGACAGACAACAAATAATCCCTGTTTCTTAAAATCACCCGACGACACAACATGAAACCCTCTCACCGGGCGATAAGTCACCGGCTGCATCGCCGCTCTGGATCCACAGCCACTTGGAGAATAAATCCCTTAgtgtgtctttattttcaaagatgCAGTTTGATTGGCGGCTGTAAATCATTGTGGCTGACATTAAGTTCATCGGGAGCCAGTGAAGAGATCCAGGATGTGAAGGAACTGATCGTGTTCCAGCAGCCGTTCATGGTTCTGAGCCACATCCTCAGAATCTGCTCGAGATAAAGAAAAATGGGTTGAGATGAATAATGAATATTCAGTTTGTCAGCAGATGCAAGTTGCCCTGGTTACGTTGCTGGTGTGACGCTCAAGGTCCCACTGGCTGTTTTCCAGCCACGGAGACTTTTagtgtgaaaacatttcctgCCTGTGGGTTTTAGTTCTCACCTCAAGTCAGTCTTGAGTTTCGATTCAAGCCAAAaaccaaaaagaagaaaaaaagtattttttgttgttgttattttgttttaaagattcaggtgaaaggatcgATTGGTAGAAATTGAGTATAAAATAATgctagtgatgtttttactagtgtgtAATAATCTAAATCGTAaaaatagttgttttctttactctagaatggaccctttatattttaatactttatattttaatactttatattttaatactttatattttaatactttatatttacatcaggagtgggtcctgTAGCCCAGTAGCCCAgacctaaatcctacacactgaacctttaaaaaaacaaaaaaacaaaaagaagagaaagaataatttttgttgttttgttttaagcagaaaacaaaaaaagttttacattttgcttcTTAAGtgaaaaaccccaaaaagtaagGTTCTTTTTGTTTGAGgccaaacataaaaaatatatatatatatttatattggatTATTAGTAATTAGACAATCCCTTAAGATGATTCTGCAAAAAGAGCATCACTGACTTTATTTTCCTGGACACAGAATCTTCAAGTAGAACATATCTTCACCGGAGACGGTCTCCCACAGAAGGAGCAGACGGACCAATCTGAATTCAGTCGGACGATTGAGTCTGTGTGGTTTTCACTTCATTCAGTCACTTTCACAGAAGCACAGACCGTGAAAACAGGATGTGGGTTCGAAACGTCTGCTGACTCCTGTTGTGACAGATAATAGACAGATACTGTGATAGACAGCGGTAACTGCTGTTTCCAACTTCACTCGAATATTTCTACTTTGAATATTAGACAAGGCGAGAGAAGCTTTGTGAGGTTACGGACCTTTTTAAAAGACGTGTGATTTGGCTGTGGACTGTTGAAATGGTGGGATTTAGATTTTCAGTTTGGACTCATGCTCtcattttgtttgtgcttttgttttatatattggGATTTTAGGATCTATATCTTGTGCACCTGAATTCTTTCCTTCTGTGTAAATAGTCTCTGTCCACGCTAATGCGGATATTATGCACAAAAGAAATCGGCCACACCCATGAATTCACGTCAGAAAGTCTCCTTTCACGTATCGAAGCTTTGTCTTCACTACTGGAGATATGTTAATTTGAATGGATATTTTTACGAAATATCTCCGTCCAGAAACGACTATAATTTCTCAAACAAGCATACTGTGGGCCAGTAGGTGTCGATACAAAAACAAGACGAGAGACTGAAACACGGAGGAAAAAGTCATCTGCATTTGGACGGAGCCACTTGGTCTCTTCAGCCCACTGTGAGCGTTCCAGCTTCTCCTGGTGTGGTCTCCTGTGAGCTTTGGGACCAGGCCTCGTTCTTTGACCTTCTCTTTATTCTCTGTGACTTTGACACCTCTGTGTAATGTGCTCTCTGATCCCCTGCGATTGGACGGACACACAGCGCCCCACTGTCGGGTCTGATAATAGTTTCTCAAAATTCACCTCCTCAAGAGACTCGTTGCTACAGGAAACGGTGTCACCCACAGAAACTTCCTTTTAtacagcagcagtttgattgacagttgaTAAAGGAACTAACCCAGACTTTGATGATATCAGCGCTGAGCTCCACCTCAAGGAAATGATTTTTTCTCACCTCAGTAGCAGAATGACGTGTGTGCGCTGTTGTCATAGTGGTTGTTGTGCTGCGACAGGTTTTCAGTTGTTGTCCAGGCTTTTACGAGAAAGGAGCAGAAACGCTGAGATGATCctcaacatcttcatcatcttcatcagcacaGTTTATCTGAGCTGCCAGCAAAGTCTCGGTACTGTCTATATTTActgtattataataatgaaaatacagtATAACCAATATTGACGATTAGTGAAACATATACTGgtattcacttttattttatacaagCACTTTATTATTGTAagaaatttattttacattgattTTGATTATGCACTAGTATATGAGCACCAGACATAGAAGAAAAACGTGTGGAGGAAgattatattttccttttgcatTTTGAGACTAAAGTTgtaataaagttttgttttgtattttgtgagtAAGACGTAAGTTACAGGAAGATTTTTAgagatttaacattttcaaagataAGCCGTATTATTGAGATTCAAGTtgaaatgttgagaataaatTAAACTTCTTTGGTCGTTAAAAGTTCGGATATATTATCACTTCAGTTTGTTTATGACTAAGAGAGAATTTCCTTCTTACTAGAATTGATTCTGAAGAATAATTTCACCAGTTTATCTCTCAtaaggtgttttgtttttgtttttcttaaaagtTCAACTTTGATCTTGCAATTTTAAGATGATTCTCGACTTCCTGACTTTGTTCTTTCATGTGCTCGGCCCTTTAATATTCCTCCGTACACAGCAGCGTGTccatgtgttaaataaataaaggagtAAATCTTcagatgaatgaaagaaaagaaaaaagtgacgAATTGAAAATGGGAAACAAAGTTCTGAaggaagcagaagaaaaacTTTTCAGTAAGTTGTTTAAACTGGTGTTTTCAGAGAGTCCTTCTCAGTGGTCAGATTTCGTGGTGACGCAGCCGCGGTGTCAGACGGTGAACCTGGACGGGGGGGCCTCCATCAGCTGTGAACACAACGCCCCAGTCACCTCCATTGTGGATGTTCGACTCAACCGTTTGTCGTATGTAAACTGGTTCTGCCTCCGATTGTATTTATGGTCTTGATTCTCTGTGGTTTCACTGTCTGTGCTTCTCACTTCTCACTGTTCATTATTTCCCCCCCGACAAGTAGCCTCGTCACAACGAAACACATGCTGCTCAGAAACACATTCTTATTGATGAATATTAATTTCacccatttaaaaaacatctgctgtgaCCTTTTTCTGGTAAACGCATCTTCAGCTGCATTTTAGGGaatgaaatgtttgaataaggttttattattgttattacatcAGAGACAGACCAAATATCTCAGCAACCACCGACTGGATTGACTTGACATTTTATACAGATCATGGACTttgtttaaagatggacgaccctCAAATATCCTTAATACGGGCGCATCTTGTACTTCTGACATTCAACTGGAATCAGTCTGTGGAGCAGTGATCGTGGCGAGgtgagctcgaccaatcagaagCATCAGAGACATGAACAAACGTCAGTgggataagaacgacctgaaaaaattatatttattattatacttatattttgattcatgtcccatctgctatgctttggcttcacttttgaggagctgtcatgtcgtccatctttagtgAACAGTCTGTGGCAGTCGAAAGGCTTCGCCAAGATTGTGCACGTgtcttagcttagcttagcttagcttagcttagcataaaagACTGAAAACCGGGGGAAACATCGAACAAACGTGTTATATCTTTAGCCTGTGCTCAAAGGTTCAGTGCGTAAGATTTAGGTGATTTTTTTATTGGcaaagaaattgaatataaaatatgttttcaccagtgtgtttcctctaaattgtacgaatgattgtttcttgtttctttattttgtattgttgtttctttactctagaatgagctctttatatttacatactttatatttacatctggagcaggtcctctctggacaaaccaaacaccttttgagtttaatgacaactgaaggtttccacaggttctccttcatgctcagctgcaacatgcaacttcaccactagatgtcactatatTCTACACAGTGAACCTTTAAGCCAAAGTGTAAAAATGCCAGTCACACGTGAGACTGTTTCGTGGTGTCTTTCCCTAAACGTTGAAATATTCCCTTTAACTCATCAGCTGATTGATGACTATAACTTTATCTTTTCTCAGAGAGGGCAGAAACGAGATGCTCTGCCAGAAGGGAAAGAACGACTGTGAGAACATCGTCATGTATCCACAGAATCCCAACAAGtgtctcttcatcctcctgaAGCTCGGGCCTGAGGACATGGACGCCACGTACCAGTGTGAGTTCACCGTGAAGAAAGATGGCATTGATAAGACCAGGACGGGAACACCGACCAGACTGAGGCCAGGTACGTCTGAGGCTTAGTGAAACAaaatattctgttttctttttgcttgtAAAGAGACTTGCAATTTTCATGCTGcaacaaactgacaaaagtTCAGAaggaagacatttttttttaagcgttatattgttatttctgttttcatcaacTGTTagagaacaggaaacagataaactctgctgtgtgtTAGTGGTTTTAACGaatcagagcaggaggaaacacaagCTCCGGCCACAgaagagtaaaaagaaaagtgactcCTCCTGCTTTCTTTTACATTGATGTTCATTATGCACTAGTATATGAGCACCAGACTAAATCACAGGAAGATTTTTAgagatttaacattttcaaagataAGCCATATTATTGAGATTCAAGTtgaaatgttgagaataaatTAAACTTCTTTGGTCGTTAAAAGTTCGGATATATTATCACTTCAGTTTGTTTATGACTAAGAGAGAATTTCCTTCTTACTAGAATTGATTCTGAAGAATAATTTCACCAGTTTATCTCTCAtaaggtgttttgtttttgtttttcttaaaagtTCAACTTTGATCTTGAAATTTTAAGATGATTCTCGACTTCCTGACTTTGTTCTTTCATGTGCTCGGCCCTTTAATATTCCTCCGTACACAGCAGCGTGTccatgtgttaaataaataaaggagtAAATCTTcagatgaatgaaagaaaagaaaaaagtgacgAATTGAAAATGGGAAACAAAGTTCTGAaggaagcagaagaaaaacTTTTCAGTAAGTTGTTTAAACTGGTGTTTTCAGAGAGTCCTTTCAGTGGTCAGATTTCGTGGTGACGCAGCCGCGGTGTCAGACGGTGAACCTGGACGGGGGGGCCTCCATCAGCTGTGAACACAGCGCCCCAGTCACCTCCATTGTGGATGTTCGACTCAACCGTTTGTCGTATGTAAACTGGTTCTGCCTCCGATTGTATTTATGGTCTTGATTCTCTGTGGTTTCACTGTCTGTGATTCTCACTGTTCATTATTTCCCCCCCGACAAGTAGCCTCGTCACAACGAAACACATGCTGCTCAGAAACACATTCTTATTGATGaatattaattaaatgtaaCTCATCAGCTGATTGATGATTATAACTTTATCTTTTCTCAGACAGGGCAATAGCTCGATGCTCTGCCAGAAGGGAAACAACGACTGTGAGAACATCGTCATGTATCCACAGAATCCCAACAAGtgtctcttcatcctcctgaAGCTCGGGCCTGAGGACATGGACGCCACGTACGAGTGCGAGTTCACCGTGAAGATAGATGGCATTGATAAGACCAGGACGGGAACACCGACCAGACTGAGGCCAGGTACGTCTGAGGCTTAGTGAAACTaaatattctgttttctttttgcttgtAAAGAGACTTGCAATTTTCATGCTGCAACAAACTGACAAACGTTCAGAAGGAAgacattttttcttattttcaagAAATCCAAAGCGTTatattgttatttctgttttcatcaacTGTTagagaacaggaaacagataaactctgctgtgtgtTAGTGGTTTTAACGaatcagagcaggaggaaacacaagCTCCGGCCACAgaagagtaaaaagaaaagtgacatAGAAAATATAAGGACAATTTAAATAGATTGTAAAGGAGAAAAAACTGAGAAtaacttttaaatgaaactgttttatcagttcaaaatgtcacagattgGGACTGCGTCACTCCccctactcctcctcctgctcttcctactcctgctcctcatcctcagcttcCTGACCTCATCTGGATTCTGATTGGTCTGATGGCTCTGCTTCTCCTGTACGGCTGCGTCATCACCTGCGTCTTCATCAGGCTGAGGGTGACTGTACGtcgttgtttttctgtctctgtgtaaaAATACCTGGGGATGATTTGAAGTATTGTAGGAATCTGTGACATGAAGGCCGCAGGAAGCTGTGAGGTTAGGGAATCTTTTTATGTTGGTGTAGTTCAGGTCAGAACAATATTTAAATCAACCATGTGGAACTATTACTTACTATTTACTCTATATTTTTGGAATGAACGCTGGAGCTAAAGCCTAGAGATTTTAATTATCAGCGATAATATTTGTATCCATCCTAGGAAGAAGGACCACAAGTTGTTATTCTCCTGTAGAGGTGACGAgactacccacaatcctcagctGTGAtcttgacatgtttttactCAGTGAGCTATGAACgttatatttatttctgttcctGTTTTACAGAGCCAAAGTCACAGCATTGTTCATCATGAGAACTCTACCTATGTGGAAATGAGGAAA
Proteins encoded in this window:
- the LOC118119680 gene encoding uncharacterized protein LOC118119680, which encodes MILNIFIIFISTVYLSCQQSLESPSQWSDFVVTQPRCQTVNLDGGASISCEHNAPVTSIVDVRLNRLSEGRNEMLCQKGKNDCENIVMYPQNPNKCLFILLKLGPEDMDATYQCEFTVKKDGIDKTRTGTPTRLRPDFVVTQPRCQTVNLDGGASISCEHSAPVTSIVDVRLNRLSQGNSSMLCQKGNNDCENIVMYPQNPNKCLFILLKLGPEDMDATYECEFTVKIDGIDKTRTGTPTRLRPVQNVTDWDCVTPPTPPPALPTPAPHPQLPDLIWILIGLMALLLLYGCVITCVFIRLRVTSQSHSIVHHENSTYVEMRKAPLLAK